A genomic window from Shewanella vesiculosa includes:
- a CDS encoding polyamine ABC transporter substrate-binding protein, with translation MKLLNKLSTVALITAGVFASTAIQAQEVVKMYNWSDYIAEDTLANFEKETGIHVIYDVFDSNEVLEAKLLSGHSGYDIVVPSNHFLAKQIKAGAFQKLDRAKLTNYANLKPDLMKQLQKADPDNQYAIPYLWGTNGIGYNIDKVKAVLGEDAPFDSLELIFNPKYAEKIASCGFSMLDSADDMLPQALIYLGLDPNSKNPDDYEKAAEVLEKVRPYVTYFHSSRYISDLANGDICVAFGFSGDVFQAAARADEAGNGNKIGYSIPKEGANLWFDMLAIPQDATNIDNAHKLINYLLRPEVIAPISNYVAYANPNAPAQALVDEAIRNDPAIYPPQSVIDKLYIGDIRPLKIQRVVTRAWTKVKSGQ, from the coding sequence ATGAAGCTATTAAACAAACTATCCACAGTGGCCTTAATTACAGCAGGTGTGTTTGCTAGCACCGCTATTCAGGCTCAGGAAGTGGTTAAAATGTACAACTGGTCGGATTATATTGCCGAAGATACTTTAGCCAATTTTGAGAAAGAAACCGGTATTCATGTCATTTATGACGTGTTCGACAGCAATGAAGTACTTGAAGCAAAATTACTTTCTGGCCATAGCGGTTATGACATTGTTGTTCCGTCTAATCACTTTTTAGCGAAGCAAATTAAAGCGGGCGCTTTTCAAAAACTTGATCGCGCTAAGTTGACTAATTATGCCAACTTAAAGCCTGATTTAATGAAACAGCTTCAAAAAGCCGATCCCGATAACCAGTATGCAATTCCTTATTTATGGGGCACTAATGGTATCGGATACAATATCGATAAAGTCAAAGCGGTATTAGGTGAAGATGCGCCATTTGATTCTCTAGAGTTAATTTTTAATCCTAAGTACGCAGAAAAAATCGCATCATGTGGTTTTTCGATGTTAGATTCTGCTGACGATATGTTACCTCAAGCGCTGATTTATTTAGGCTTAGATCCTAACAGTAAAAATCCTGATGATTATGAAAAAGCCGCCGAAGTATTGGAAAAAGTACGTCCTTACGTCACGTATTTTCATTCCTCACGCTACATCTCTGATTTAGCGAATGGCGATATTTGTGTCGCGTTTGGTTTCTCTGGTGATGTATTCCAAGCAGCTGCACGTGCAGATGAAGCCGGTAACGGTAATAAGATTGGCTATTCTATTCCAAAAGAAGGCGCCAACTTATGGTTTGATATGTTAGCTATTCCACAAGATGCCACTAACATTGATAACGCCCATAAGCTGATAAACTATTTACTTCGCCCTGAAGTGATTGCACCTATCAGTAACTATGTTGCTTACGCAAATCCTAACGCACCAGCACAAGCATTAGTTGACGAAGCTATCCGTAACGACCCAGCCATTTACCCACCTCAATCGGTAATTGATAAGTTGTATATTGGTGATATTCGTCCATTAAAAATTCAACGTGTAGTCACACGTGCTTGGACTAAAGTGAAGTCAGGCCAATAA
- the potA gene encoding polyamine ABC transporter ATP-binding protein: protein MVNTSGVTNKPITKTQDKVLLKIERVSKIFDDVRAVDDVSLTINRGEIFALLGGSGSGKSTLLRMLAGFEKPSEGRIFLDGVDITDMPPYERPINMMFQSYALFPHMTVEQNIAFGLKQDKMPKADIAVRVKEMLKLVHMEKYGKRKPHQLSGGQRQRVALARSLAKRPKLLLLDEPMGALDKKLRTQMQLEVVDILEAVGVTCVMVTHDQEEAMTMAGRISIMHEGWIAQTGSPMDIYESPASRMVAEFIGTVNLFDGEIIEDEVDHAIIKSPTLSQLFYIGHGISTSLENKHVFLALRPEKTIISRQKPESDYNWAHGVVHDIAYLGGLSVYYIKLKNNQIVQCSMINRERRADHPTWEEEVYISWEDTSGVVLNS, encoded by the coding sequence ATGGTAAACACCTCGGGCGTCACCAATAAACCAATCACAAAGACGCAAGATAAAGTACTGCTTAAAATTGAGCGTGTGAGTAAAATTTTCGACGACGTCCGTGCAGTAGACGATGTGTCGTTAACCATTAATCGTGGCGAAATATTTGCGCTGCTGGGTGGTTCAGGTTCTGGTAAGTCAACTTTACTACGTATGTTAGCGGGCTTTGAAAAGCCAAGTGAAGGGCGTATTTTCCTTGATGGTGTCGACATTACTGATATGCCGCCATACGAGCGTCCTATTAATATGATGTTCCAATCATATGCATTATTTCCGCATATGACGGTTGAGCAAAATATCGCTTTTGGATTAAAGCAAGACAAAATGCCCAAGGCTGATATTGCCGTGCGGGTTAAAGAAATGCTTAAACTGGTGCACATGGAAAAGTACGGTAAACGTAAACCGCATCAGTTATCAGGTGGCCAGCGTCAGCGTGTGGCACTCGCTCGTTCGTTAGCGAAACGACCTAAATTATTATTACTTGATGAGCCAATGGGCGCATTAGATAAAAAGCTGCGTACACAAATGCAGTTAGAAGTGGTCGATATTTTAGAAGCGGTAGGCGTGACTTGTGTGATGGTTACCCACGACCAAGAAGAAGCCATGACCATGGCTGGACGTATTTCTATTATGCATGAAGGGTGGATTGCACAAACTGGCAGCCCAATGGATATTTATGAGTCGCCGGCCAGTCGAATGGTGGCAGAGTTTATTGGTACGGTTAATTTATTTGATGGTGAGATCATCGAAGATGAAGTTGACCACGCAATCATTAAGTCTCCAACCTTATCGCAGCTGTTTTATATTGGTCACGGTATTTCAACCAGCCTTGAAAATAAACATGTATTTTTAGCTTTGCGCCCAGAAAAAACCATTATTAGCCGTCAAAAGCCCGAAAGTGATTACAACTGGGCCCATGGTGTAGTGCATGATATTGCTTATCTTGGTGGCTTATCAGTGTATTACATTAAGTTAAAAAACAATCAAATTGTCCAATGCTCAATGATTAATCGTGAACGCCGCGCCGATCATCCTACATGGGAAGAAGAGGTTTACATCAGTTGGGAAGACACCAGCGGGGTTGTATTAAACTCATGA
- a CDS encoding aspartate aminotransferase family protein — MPNPLPTDAMSQQHELERLQTADKQHFIHPFTDSKGLAEKGTRVIERADGVYLWDVMGHKLLDAMAGLWCVNVGYGRQSIVDAASQQMQKLPFYNSFFQCSHPPAIELAQKIASLAPAHMNNVFFTGSGSESNDTNLRMVRRYWDLKGKPNKKTIISRVNAYHGSTVAGASLGGMSGMHEQGDLPIPGVVHIAQPYWYAEGKDLSAEAFGLQTAQALEAKIIELGEDNVAAFIAEPFQGAGGVIIPPSTYWPEIKRILAKYDILFILDEVISGFGRTGKWFAAEYFDLQPDLITIAKGMTSGYVPMGGVIVSDKVADVIKQECGEFTHGFTYSGHPVAAAAALENIRIIEQEKLVERVANDSSPYLQSRLQQLAEHPLVGEVRGIGLVAAIELVKDKALRQRFDAKVGVGTYCRDACITHGLVMRSVGDTMIISPPLTISHAEIDELVSKATQALNDTYQHLNMLN, encoded by the coding sequence CTGCAAACTGCAGATAAACAACATTTTATTCATCCATTCACCGACTCAAAGGGGTTAGCCGAAAAAGGGACTCGGGTGATTGAACGTGCAGATGGCGTCTATTTGTGGGATGTAATGGGACATAAACTGCTCGATGCGATGGCAGGTTTATGGTGTGTCAATGTGGGTTATGGTCGCCAGTCAATCGTTGATGCCGCCAGCCAGCAGATGCAGAAGCTACCTTTTTATAATAGTTTTTTTCAATGCTCTCATCCTCCTGCAATTGAGTTAGCTCAAAAAATTGCTTCTCTGGCTCCAGCGCACATGAATAATGTGTTTTTTACCGGGTCAGGCTCTGAGTCAAATGACACTAATTTGCGCATGGTGCGACGTTATTGGGATTTAAAAGGTAAGCCAAACAAGAAAACCATTATCAGTCGAGTGAATGCTTACCATGGTTCAACGGTTGCCGGGGCCAGTTTAGGTGGTATGTCTGGCATGCATGAACAAGGTGATTTACCTATTCCTGGTGTGGTGCATATTGCGCAACCTTATTGGTATGCAGAGGGCAAAGACTTGTCTGCTGAAGCATTTGGGTTACAAACAGCACAGGCATTAGAAGCCAAAATCATTGAGCTAGGCGAAGACAATGTTGCCGCGTTTATTGCTGAACCTTTTCAGGGCGCGGGTGGGGTGATTATTCCACCTTCAACATATTGGCCTGAAATAAAACGCATTTTAGCCAAATACGATATTTTATTTATTCTTGATGAAGTGATCAGCGGCTTTGGCCGCACCGGAAAGTGGTTTGCAGCAGAGTATTTTGATTTGCAGCCAGATCTCATCACTATCGCCAAAGGCATGACTTCGGGTTATGTGCCAATGGGCGGGGTGATTGTGTCAGACAAAGTGGCAGACGTTATTAAGCAAGAATGTGGCGAATTTACCCATGGTTTTACTTATTCCGGTCATCCGGTTGCTGCTGCCGCTGCATTAGAGAATATTCGTATTATTGAGCAAGAAAAATTAGTTGAACGTGTGGCAAATGATAGTTCGCCGTATTTACAGTCGCGCTTACAACAATTGGCCGAACATCCATTAGTGGGTGAGGTTCGCGGCATTGGTTTGGTTGCCGCCATAGAGTTAGTGAAAGATAAAGCATTACGGCAGCGATTTGACGCCAAGGTCGGCGTTGGAACATATTGCCGCGATGCGTGTATCACTCATGGTTTGGTTATGCGTTCGGTCGGCGACACTATGATTATTTCGCCACCATTAACCATTAGCCACGCAGAAATTGACGAGCTAGTGAGTAAAGCAACCCAAGCATTAAATGACACTTATCAACACCTAAATATGCTCAACTAA